One segment of Strix aluco isolate bStrAlu1 chromosome 17, bStrAlu1.hap1, whole genome shotgun sequence DNA contains the following:
- the EMILIN3 gene encoding EMILIN-3: MRRARALRRRGALLACLSLGTLLALADAKGAFYPAAAPLPYGGRYSLYTAGSSPQLGPGKPVGKHKSYCAYVVQRNVTCTLQDGAESYVKAEYHKCSWGPKCPGKVLYRTFFRPRYKIGYKTVTELAWRCCPGFMGEGCHDSPTDQPGLLPQHPSPKMPPGQKMFPIPRLPPYPKSHPDLFPGPKKNQYGRKLPGLFGDRLDRLEEEVRRLSQSYDSLHTMVSGLGDRLRLAIQEDTTKMIGSLMNSPGTPDSTVGFGIIPDGLVDVADKADIATYPPVGEILTKVTEVSDVLKTKADLLHEVRGMVLDHDGQIKHLLESTRPSPLTSIDLLEEYVDTRLSNLRGELLDGFEKKLGKIQTTCDFRIQEVRQQCEEEKAANLRLQQTLDGKELEIKKEISQLETQIQGLTVVESCCSNLDYLTDRMNILEKGLHSISESQKNLHSRLDGEISTVTLGNLFEGRFEDLEARLNATERETGSCCSGIEDSMRGTVVAEVDGMRTAFEDKMQTLEDRFMTIVGELNNVSSPVGMDGAVVPVLEGELASMRKRTDETLEVLQNRLITLESTCSLGCTSASKDVETFRTEIEDCQNKNQDLLLRMDSNYDLLRKLNATILEIQRRIEEEASGALQGEITLLKINLNTVSKSLTGLKDSVSQYSDTMTHINSSLDEHERKIEDEVHSIQEKVNDQGSQLFFSNRRVLNLKGDLERLKARIVSDLSSCKSVAHDLQQEIAHFDDRVARVESVCGRLGVVTGSLDGIRDELEKHTGSLWDYMDHMNGTLAAHSQEITGLKDNLLDCQAKVSELAEQVGHLEEQAEGKQH; the protein is encoded by the exons GAGCTACTGTGCCTACGTGGTGCAGCGCAATGTGACGTGCACGCTGCAGGACGGGGCTGAGAGCTACGTCAAGGCCGAGTACCACAAGTGCAGCTGGGGACCCAAGTGCCCAGGGAAAGTGCT GTACCGCACCTTCTTCAGACCCAGATACAAGATTGGATACAAGACAGTGACCGAGCTGGCCTGGAGGTGCTGCCCAGGCTTCATGGGAGAAGGGTGCCACGACAGCCCGACCGACCAACCCGGCCTTCTGCCCCAACATCCCAGCCCTAAAATGCCTCCTGGACAAAAGATGTTTCCAATCCCCAGACTTCCTCCCTATCCAAAAAGCCACCCTGACCTGTTTCCAGGACCAAAGAAGAATCAGTATG GCAGGAAGCTACCTGGCCTCTTTGGGGACCGCCTGGATcggctggaggaggaggtgaggCGCCTTTCCCAGTCCTATGACAGCCTGCACACCATGGTGAGTGGCCTGGGGGACCGCCTGCGGCTGGCCATCCAGGAGGACACCACCAAGATGATCGGCTCCCTGATGAACAGCCCAGGCACGCCTGACTCGACGGTGGGCTTCGGCATCATTCCTGATGGCCTGGTGGATGTGGCAGACAAAGCTGACATCGCCACGTACCCTCCTGTGGGGGAGATCCTGACCAAAGTGACAGAGGTGAGCGACGTGCTGAAAACCAAGGCAGATTTGCTGCACGAGGTTCGTGGCATGGTCCTGGACCACGACGGGCAGATTAAGCACCTGCTGGAGTCAACCCGGCCCTCTCCCCTCACCTCCATTGACCTCCTGGAGGAGTATGTGGACACGCGGCTGAGCAACCTGCGTGGAGAGCTGCTTGATGGCTTCGAGAAGAAGCTGGGGAAGATCCAGACCACATGTGATTTCCGGATCCAAGAGGTGCGGCAGCAGTGCGAGGAGGAGAAAGCTGCCAACCTGCGGCTGCAGCAGACGCTGGATGGGAAGGAGCTAGAGATCAAGAAAGAGATCTCCCAGCTGGAGACCCAGATCCAAGGGCTGACGGTGGTGGAAAGCTGCTGCAGCAACCTGGACTACCTCACCGATCGCATGAATATCCTTGAGAAAGGCCTTCACAGCATCTCTGAGTCCCAGAAGAACTTGCATTCACGGCTGGATGGAGAAATCTCCACTGTCACCCTAGGGAACCTTTTTGAAGGGCGCTTTGAGGACCTAGAAGCCAGACTCAATGCTACAGAGAGAGAAAcggggagctgctgctctggtATAGAGGACAGCATGAGAGGCACAGTGGTAGCAGAGGTGGACGGCATGAGGACTGCCTTTGAAGATAAAATGCAGACCCTGGAGGACAGGTTCATGACCATCGTGGGAGAGCTGAACAATGTCAGTTCTCCTGTGGGCATGGATGGAGCAGTGGTGCCTGTGCTGGAGGGGGAGCTCGCCAGCATGAGGAAACGGACGGACGAGACACTGGAGGTGTTGCAGAATCGCCTCATTACGCTGGAGAGCACTTGTTCCCTGGGCTGCACCTCTGCCTCCAAAGATGTGGAGACCTTCCGGACAGAGATCGAAGACTGCCAGAACAAGAACCAGGACCTGCTCCTCCGGATGGACAGCAACTATGACCTCCTGCGCAAGCTGAATGCCACCATCCTGGAGATCCAGCGGCGAATCGAGGAGGAAGCATCGGGGGCTTTGCAAGGGGAGATCACCTTGCTAAAGATCAACCTGAACACCGTGAGCAAGTCTCTGACAGGGCTGAAGGACTCCGTCTCCCAGTACTCGGACACCATGACACACATCAACTCCTCGCTGGATGAGCACGAGCGGAAGATCGAGGATGAGGTCCACTCCATCCAGGAGAAAGTCAACGACCAAGGCTCCCAGCTCTTCTTCAGCAACCGGCGTGTCCTGAACCTCAAGGGAGACTTGGAGCGACTCAAAGCCAGGATCGTCAGTGACCTGAGCTCCTGCAAGAGCGTGGCCCATGATCTGCAGCAGGAGATTGCTCACTTTGATGACCGGGTGGCCCGGGTGGAGAGCGTCTGTGGCAGGTTGGGTGTAGTCACGGGGAGCCTGGACGGCATCAGGGACGAACTGGAGAAACACACGGGCAGTCTCTGGGACTACATGGACCACATGAACGGGACCCTGGCTGCCCACTCTCAGGAAATAACGGGACTGAAGGACAACCTGCTTGACTGCCAAGCCAAGGTCTCTGAGCTGGCGGAGCAGGTCGGCCACTTGGAAGAGCAGGCGGAGGGGAAGCAGCATTAG